From the genome of Rhodothermales bacterium:
GGACTATCCGGTGGTCGTCTCGAAGTTCGAGACCCACGCCCGCGAAATTGAGATTGACGCGGTGGCTGACGACGGGGAGATCGTTCTCTGGGCGGTCAGCGAGCACATCGAGGATGCTGGTGTCCATAGTGGGGACGCCACACTCGTTCTTCCTCCGCAAACGCTGTACATCGGAACCATTCGGCGGATTCGTCAGATCGCCGCATCGATCGCGAAGGCACTGCAGATCACCGGACCATTCAACATGCAGTTTCTTGCGAAACACCGGGCGGTGAAGGTGATCGAGTGTAATCTTCGTGCGTCGAGGAGTTTTCCGTTTGTCTCCAAGGTTACCGGGACAAACTTTGCCGCGGAGGCGACGCGGCGCATGCTTGGAATCAGGAGGAAAGTGGAGAACGAGACCCTGTCACTTGACTACGTGGGCGTCAAGGTTCCCATGTTCTCGTTCTCGCGAATCGTCGGCGCCGATCCGATGCTTGGCGTGGAGATGACGAGCACGGGCGAAGTGGGCTGTCTGGGCGGGGACCTGAATGAAGCGTTGCTTCATGGCCTACTCGCGACTGGCTTCAAGTTTCCGAAGGCGGGCGTCCTCCTGTCACTGGGTCCGATAGCAGAGAAATACAGCTTCATTGATGAGGCCAAACTCATCGTGGATGAGCTGGGCCTTCCGGTATACGCCACGATAGGAACGGCCGAGCGCCTGGACGAAGTGGGTATCGAATGTACCGCTGTCGAGAAAGGACCGGGCAACGGAACGAGTGCACTCGATCTGATTGACGACGGACGTGTTGATCTTGTGATCAACATCCCGAGGGAGTACGACGAGCAGGGCAGGCCGGACGGTTACCTGATCCGCCGACGTGCAGTGGATGCCGGAATCCCGCTGCTCACCGACCTGAAACTTGCGGGCGCCGTTGTCGAGGCACTTAGATCGCGTCGGCCCGAAGATCTCGGAGTTGTTGCGTGGGGCGATTATCTGGAGCGGCAGACGGTTCCTCTTGACTGATCGGCTGTCGTCGACAGGCTAGGTGAGACTCACAAACGCCGGATCTGTCGATTCCACCGTCACCGATCCGTCTTCTGCAATTCCAGCAAGCCCGACGTTCTCAACGACGCCCACGGTAACGTCCTCAACAGGTGCCCGTACCCGGATGTAGTTGTCGGTGAAGCCGAAAGCATACCCGTCACTCACCTTGCTTTCCCACAGTACGTCCCCTCGCGTGCCGATGTGCTGCTTGTAGAAGGCGTGCTTCTTCTGCTCAGATAGTACGCGGAGCACGCGGTTTCGCCGCGAACGTTCGTGTCGGGGAATCGGCGACGCAGAGCCGCTGTCCACTTCCTCCACGGCGGTGGTACCGGTTCGCTCCGAGTAGGTGAATACATGGAGGTACGACACCGGCAGGTCGGCAATGAACTCGGTTGTGTTGCGAAAACGCTCGTCCGTTTCATCCGGGAAGCCGACAATGACGTCGACCCCGATCCCGGCATCAGGCATTATCTGCTTGATGCGCTCCACGCGCTCGAGATAGACCTGCCGTCGGTACCGGCGTCGCATTTTGCCCAGGACAAAATCGTCACCACTTTGCAGCGGCAGATGAAAATGCGGCACGAAACGGCGGGAGCCGGCAACAAAGTCGATGATGCGATCGGTCAACAGGTTGGGCTCGATCGAAGAAATCCGATATCGCTCCACACCATCGACGCCGTCAAGCTCTTGCAGAAGATCGAGCAGCGACGTTCCCGTATCGTTGCCATACAGCCCGATGTTGACACCACTTAGCACGATCTCGACGAAGCCCTGCGATGCGATTTCCCTGGCCTGTGCGAGAGAGTCTGCGATGGTCTGACTTCGACTTCTTCCCCGGGCCATCGGTATCGTGCAAAATGAACAGGTGTAGTCACAACCGTCCTGAATCTTAAGGAAAGCCCGCGTCCGTTCGCCCGCAGAATACGCGGGCCCAAAGGTCGTGACATCGTCGATGCAGGACACACGAACCTGTGTCTCTTCCGTCCTGGAAAACGACTCGAGCAGATCAAATAGGCGGTGCTTCTCGGCCGTGCCGAGTACCGCATCGACACCGGGGATGTCAGCGACCTCGTCCGGACGCAGCTGGGCGTAGCAGCCAGTCACAATCACAAAAGAATCCTTACTGGAACGCACCGCCTTGCGGATCATCTGTCGGCACTTGCGATCAGCCTCGTCGGTGACCGTACACGTGTTGAGCACTGTGACGTCGGCCTGCGATCCGAAGGGTACAATCGTGAACTGTCGCTGCTCGAACTGGCGGGCGATCATCCCCGTCTCGGCGAAATTCAGCTTGCAGCCGAGCGTATGAAAGGCAACGGTGGACACGGTCGATATCGGGCTGTCAGATTCGCTGGAATAGCGATGGCAGGGCGTAGGGAGACTGCGGCAGTGCTACTCGGAGCGTATCTTTCGGTTTCGTCACACTCACCCGCTGCACTTCGCCCATGATCGCACCCGAAGGGTACGGAATCGTTGGAATATCCATCGTAATCGGCGTTGTTCTGGTCGCAGCAGGGATGTTGGTGGCGTCGCCCTGGAGGTGGATTCTGGTTGGCGTCGCCCTGCTGGTCGTTGCCTTCACGCTGTTCTTCTTTCGGGATCCTGAGCGCACGATCCCGGTCCAGGCGACGGAAGGGCGGGTGCTCCTTGCTCCGGCGGACGGCAAGGTGGTGGTTGTTCGCGAAGTCGAGTTTGAGCCCCTGTATCTTAAAAGCCCTGCACGACAGGTATCAATCTTCCTGTCACCGCTGAATGTGCACGTAAACCGGGTTCCGACGAACGGTGTCGTTGAGTACGACAACTACGTCTCCGGAGATTACCTCGTGGCGTGGCATCCGAAGGCCAGCGAACAGAATGAGCGCTCACAACTCGGCATCCGTCACCCATCCGGCATGCCGGTCCTGTTCAAACAGATAGCGGGTGCCGTGGCGCGCCGTGTAGTTTATCACATTGGCGTCGGCGACACCGTACGTGCGGGAGAGCGCTTTGGGATCGTTAAATTCGGTTCACGGATGGACATCCTGGTTCCGATGTCGGTGGAGATCACTGTGACTGAAGGCGACCGGGTTCGGGGCGGCGAGACCATCATTGCAAATCTGCCCTTCACGCAAGACGGGGGGCCGTGAACTCCTGATTCGCGAATACGGATCTGAATGTCAGCACGATGGGAAAGCGTAGAGCAAATACACATTCCAAGAACCCGCCCGGACGGAAGCAGCGGATCCTTAAGCGCCGAATCGCGGCGTTTCGTGAAGCTCAGGCCGGCCGTAGTCGACGTCAGATCCCGCGGGCGGCTGTGCCGTCGTTCTTTACGCTGATGAACCTGTTCAGCGGGTTCATGGCGCTGACCCAAATACTCGAGGGGCGATTTGAGCAGGCCTGCTGGCTCATCGTCCTCGCCGGGTTCTTTGACGTGCTGGACGGAATGATGGCCCGTCTGACGGACGGGGAAAGTCTCTTCGGAATAGAACTTGACTCGCTGAGTGATATTGTTTCGTTCGGCGTCGCGCCCGCGTATCTCGTCTATGCGTTCGGTCTGAATGAATTCGGGATGCTGGGCCTGGCGGTTTCGTCCCTGCCTGCCATCTGTGGTGCGGTGCGTCTGGCGCGCTTTAATGTGCAGTTCGAAGGCATCAAAAAGGACTATTTTGTCGGACTTCCAATTCCCGTCCAGGCGGCCTGCATCGTCGCGTTGATACTTAATGTGGGCAGCGCGGACTGGTTCAGTGAACTGAGTCCCAGCAATCTCAGCCTGCTGATGCCTATTGTCGTCGTCCTGTCGGGGTTGATGATATCGAACATTAAGTTCGACGCGATGCCCAAGCCGACGCCCGACTTTATTCGTTCGAACCGTGCAAAGGCCGCAGCCTATCTGGTCGGGCTCGTGCTGATCATAGTCCTGCAACAGATCGGCCTGCTGATTTCCCTGATAGCATATCTCGCCCACGCAGTGGGGCGGGCCGTGCGCAACGTCTTTCGGGCTGTCATGGTCGAGCCCGAATCCGGCAATGGTGTTGCCGGGAGGGTCGGCGAAA
Proteins encoded in this window:
- the mtaB gene encoding tRNA (N(6)-L-threonylcarbamoyladenosine(37)-C(2))-methylthiotransferase MtaB, which gives rise to MSTVAFHTLGCKLNFAETGMIARQFEQRQFTIVPFGSQADVTVLNTCTVTDEADRKCRQMIRKAVRSSKDSFVIVTGCYAQLRPDEVADIPGVDAVLGTAEKHRLFDLLESFSRTEETQVRVSCIDDVTTFGPAYSAGERTRAFLKIQDGCDYTCSFCTIPMARGRSRSQTIADSLAQAREIASQGFVEIVLSGVNIGLYGNDTGTSLLDLLQELDGVDGVERYRISSIEPNLLTDRIIDFVAGSRRFVPHFHLPLQSGDDFVLGKMRRRYRRQVYLERVERIKQIMPDAGIGVDVIVGFPDETDERFRNTTEFIADLPVSYLHVFTYSERTGTTAVEEVDSGSASPIPRHERSRRNRVLRVLSEQKKHAFYKQHIGTRGDVLWESKVSDGYAFGFTDNYIRVRAPVEDVTVGVVENVGLAGIAEDGSVTVESTDPAFVSLT
- a CDS encoding phosphatidylserine decarboxylase family protein encodes the protein MIAPEGYGIVGISIVIGVVLVAAGMLVASPWRWILVGVALLVVAFTLFFFRDPERTIPVQATEGRVLLAPADGKVVVVREVEFEPLYLKSPARQVSIFLSPLNVHVNRVPTNGVVEYDNYVSGDYLVAWHPKASEQNERSQLGIRHPSGMPVLFKQIAGAVARRVVYHIGVGDTVRAGERFGIVKFGSRMDILVPMSVEITVTEGDRVRGGETIIANLPFTQDGGP
- the pssA gene encoding CDP-diacylglycerol--serine O-phosphatidyltransferase codes for the protein MGKRRANTHSKNPPGRKQRILKRRIAAFREAQAGRSRRQIPRAAVPSFFTLMNLFSGFMALTQILEGRFEQACWLIVLAGFFDVLDGMMARLTDGESLFGIELDSLSDIVSFGVAPAYLVYAFGLNEFGMLGLAVSSLPAICGAVRLARFNVQFEGIKKDYFVGLPIPVQAACIVALILNVGSADWFSELSPSNLSLLMPIVVVLSGLMISNIKFDAMPKPTPDFIRSNRAKAAAYLVGLVLIIVLQQIGLLISLIAYLAHAVGRAVRNVFRAVMVEPESGNGVAGRVGETDQSRNDSPVP